A region of Oceanicoccus sp. KOV_DT_Chl DNA encodes the following proteins:
- a CDS encoding 2-oxo acid dehydrogenase subunit E2, whose amino-acid sequence MTKLYALTVPKWGMSMEEGEISEWRVAVGDQISVGDEIVDIETSKIVNTAESTASGTLVRIIANTGETHLVGTLLAIVADGETTDADIDAFIAAFVPDAGSSALAKSSVTDGSAPAPDAAKPAAAPAPVAAAPAATSGLSEGPDDSEVSASVVARRIAKAHNINLHNVSATGRHGRVSKADVENAAGIRVLAAPSASKATAAVSAMAGRSSADDSRIAATPIARRLATKLNINLNDVTPTGRRNRVTKEDIEKAAVALTGVADYEEQTLTGMRKTIAARLTESKQTIPHYRVSVDIEIDSLLQQRKYMNDSLGHAISVNDFVIKACGSALQQVPDVNVQFTGDSILRFDQVDISMAVAIEGGLITPVIRNVANKGLPQIAAEAKDLAQRAQSGKLTVDEYKGGTFSVSNLGMFGVDQFDAIINLPQAAILAIAAGKKKPVVRGDNITVATVMRVSLSSDHRAIDGAVAAQFLQALKGFLENPASMLL is encoded by the coding sequence ATGACAAAATTATATGCCTTGACTGTCCCCAAGTGGGGGATGTCGATGGAAGAAGGAGAGATCAGCGAATGGCGTGTAGCCGTCGGTGATCAGATATCCGTCGGCGATGAAATTGTAGATATAGAAACCTCTAAAATTGTAAACACGGCAGAAAGTACTGCTAGCGGTACGCTGGTTCGTATTATTGCCAATACTGGTGAAACACATTTAGTGGGGACGTTGCTGGCGATAGTGGCAGACGGCGAAACTACCGATGCCGATATTGATGCTTTTATTGCCGCGTTTGTTCCTGATGCCGGTTCCTCAGCGTTAGCTAAATCTTCGGTAACTGATGGTTCAGCGCCAGCGCCTGATGCGGCCAAACCTGCAGCGGCGCCAGCCCCCGTTGCGGCGGCCCCGGCAGCGACTTCAGGTTTGTCAGAAGGGCCTGATGATAGTGAGGTGAGCGCGTCAGTCGTTGCTCGTCGTATCGCAAAAGCGCATAACATTAATTTGCACAACGTTAGCGCTACCGGTCGTCACGGTAGAGTATCGAAAGCGGATGTTGAAAACGCTGCTGGTATTCGTGTGTTAGCGGCGCCTTCAGCCAGTAAAGCAACAGCTGCAGTGTCAGCGATGGCGGGGCGTTCGTCAGCCGATGATTCCCGTATTGCCGCGACGCCGATTGCTCGCCGCTTGGCTACCAAGCTGAATATTAATTTGAATGATGTGACGCCAACTGGTCGTCGTAATCGTGTCACTAAAGAAGACATTGAAAAAGCCGCAGTTGCCTTAACCGGTGTTGCAGATTATGAAGAGCAAACACTTACCGGCATGCGCAAAACCATTGCCGCGCGTTTAACCGAGTCCAAGCAAACGATTCCGCATTATCGCGTCAGTGTAGATATTGAAATCGACAGCTTATTGCAGCAGCGCAAATACATGAACGATTCACTTGGTCATGCCATTTCTGTGAATGATTTTGTGATCAAAGCTTGTGGCAGTGCATTGCAGCAAGTACCAGATGTCAATGTGCAATTTACTGGCGACAGTATTTTACGTTTTGATCAGGTTGATATCTCTATGGCGGTTGCTATTGAGGGTGGTTTGATTACACCGGTCATTCGCAATGTTGCCAATAAAGGCTTGCCACAAATTGCAGCTGAAGCAAAAGATCTGGCGCAGCGCGCCCAGAGTGGCAAGCTCACCGTGGATGAATACAAAGGCGGTACTTTCTCGGTATCCAATCTCGGTATGTTTGGTGTTGATCAGTTCGATGCGATTATCAATTTACCGCAGGCGGCGATACTGGCGATTGCCGCTGGTAAAAAGAAGCCGGTAGTGCGTGGCGACAATATTACCGTTGCGACTGTTATGCGGGTGTCTTTGTCCAGTGATCACCGTGCTATTGATGGTGCTGTTGCTGCTCAATTCTTACAGGCGTTGAAAGGATTTTTAGAAAATCCTGCGTCGATGTTGTTATAG
- a CDS encoding alpha-ketoacid dehydrogenase subunit beta — MPIKTYRQAINEALAQEMRRDSTVIIIGEDVAGGAGCDGDRDAYGGVMGVTKGLFPEFGEARVIDTPITESAIMGAAAGAAQTGLRPVAELMFMDFLGVCFDQIYNQAAKFRYMFGGKAQCPMVVRTMAGAGLRGGAQHSQNLTQMVTMVPGLKVVCPTNAYDAKGLLTQAIRDNDCVIFVEDKFLYETSCEVPDEQYTIPFGEANFLRQGTDVTIVGISNTVNKAVAVADRLAAEGISCDVIDPRTTSPLDEESILESVEVTGRLVIVDEMTPRCGIAADISSIVAEKAFHALRAPIKKVTAAHSPIPFAPALEDAWMPQEADIEAAVREVLGYK; from the coding sequence ATGCCAATAAAAACGTATAGACAAGCCATTAATGAAGCATTGGCGCAAGAGATGCGAAGAGATTCCACCGTCATTATTATCGGTGAAGATGTTGCCGGCGGTGCTGGCTGTGATGGTGATCGCGATGCTTACGGCGGCGTGATGGGGGTGACCAAGGGATTGTTCCCGGAGTTTGGTGAGGCGCGGGTTATCGATACGCCGATCACCGAGTCCGCCATTATGGGTGCTGCCGCTGGTGCTGCACAAACGGGTTTACGTCCAGTAGCTGAATTAATGTTTATGGATTTTCTCGGCGTCTGTTTCGATCAAATTTATAACCAGGCGGCAAAGTTTCGTTATATGTTTGGTGGTAAGGCGCAGTGCCCGATGGTGGTTCGCACGATGGCGGGCGCCGGCTTGCGTGGTGGCGCCCAACACTCACAAAATTTAACCCAGATGGTAACGATGGTGCCGGGCCTGAAAGTGGTTTGCCCGACCAATGCCTATGATGCCAAAGGTTTATTGACCCAAGCGATTCGCGATAATGACTGTGTGATTTTTGTAGAAGATAAATTCCTCTACGAAACCAGCTGCGAAGTGCCTGATGAGCAATACACTATTCCTTTTGGTGAGGCGAACTTTTTACGTCAGGGTACTGATGTCACTATCGTCGGTATTTCCAATACGGTTAATAAGGCCGTAGCCGTAGCCGATCGTTTGGCCGCTGAAGGCATAAGTTGCGATGTAATCGATCCACGGACTACTTCGCCTTTGGATGAGGAATCTATTTTAGAAAGTGTAGAAGTGACCGGTCGCTTAGTGATCGTTGATGAAATGACTCCTCGCTGCGGTATCGCTGCGGACATTTCCAGTATCGTTGCTGAAAAAGCATTTCACGCATTACGTGCGCCGATTAAGAAAGTCACTGCCGCCCATTCACCGATTCCATTTGCGCCAGCATTGGAAGATGCGTGGATGCCACAAGAAGCCGATATAGAAGCCGCGGTTCGCGAAGTGTTGGGGTACAAATAA
- a CDS encoding thiamine pyrophosphate-dependent dehydrogenase E1 component subunit alpha, with product MSLDKKLFLEAYQTMKTIREFENRVSDEFGKGNIPGFLHLYAGQEAIATGMCMNLTDEDYIVSTHRGHGHCIAKGGDVGQMMKEIMAREGGSCAGKGGSMHIAAVEKGMLGANAIVGGGPPLIVGAALSAKTLGTDRVGVAFTGDGGSNQGTTFEAMNLAVVLKLPAIFMFENNGYGEGTHANYAVGSKDIAGRAAGFGMPALKVDGSDVFAVYETCKQAVDHCRAGKGPITIEASITRFKGHFEGDPQAYRGKGEVKRLMEELDCLKIAREKAVKQKLATKAQLDKIDKEVLEYIDVSAKAGLAAPSPAVTELLTDVYSSEY from the coding sequence ATGTCCTTAGATAAAAAGCTATTTCTTGAAGCCTATCAAACGATGAAAACGATTCGGGAGTTTGAAAACCGTGTCAGTGATGAGTTTGGTAAAGGCAATATCCCGGGTTTTTTGCATTTGTATGCTGGTCAGGAAGCGATCGCGACCGGTATGTGCATGAACCTTACTGATGAGGATTACATCGTCAGTACGCACCGTGGTCACGGTCACTGTATCGCTAAAGGTGGTGATGTTGGCCAGATGATGAAAGAGATCATGGCGCGTGAAGGTGGTAGCTGTGCCGGTAAAGGTGGTTCTATGCACATTGCTGCAGTTGAGAAAGGCATGCTCGGTGCTAACGCGATTGTGGGCGGTGGGCCGCCGTTAATTGTGGGTGCTGCGCTATCTGCCAAAACGTTAGGTACCGATCGTGTTGGCGTGGCCTTTACTGGTGACGGCGGTTCTAACCAGGGCACTACTTTCGAGGCGATGAACCTGGCAGTGGTACTGAAATTGCCGGCTATCTTTATGTTTGAAAATAACGGTTACGGTGAAGGTACCCACGCTAACTACGCTGTGGGTTCAAAAGATATCGCCGGTCGCGCAGCCGGTTTTGGTATGCCCGCATTGAAGGTAGATGGCTCCGATGTATTTGCTGTTTATGAAACCTGTAAGCAAGCAGTTGATCACTGCCGTGCCGGCAAAGGCCCGATTACGATTGAAGCAAGTATTACCCGTTTTAAAGGTCACTTCGAAGGCGACCCGCAAGCGTATCGTGGTAAGGGTGAAGTGAAGCGTTTGATGGAAGAGCTGGATTGTTTAAAGATTGCCCGTGAAAAAGCCGTTAAACAAAAATTAGCTACCAAGGCGCAGCTCGATAAGATTGATAAAGAAGTGTTGGAGTATATCGACGTATCTGCCAAGGCTGGTTTAGCGGCACCGTCACCAGCTGTTACCGAATTGTTGACCGACGTGTATAGCTCGGAATATTAA
- a CDS encoding carotenoid oxygenase family protein encodes MTTRPAIDTSDYPYLQDNYAPVLDECAFDEGEGGLRVEGTIPANLTGAFMRNGPNIAWQPNHYVYPADGDGMIHAVYFKDGRVHYRNRWVRTAGFQVEEKLGRSCYGSVGKIYMPDEETLAAGGPASPLKNLANTNIVWHGGKLMALWEAGNAYALNSDLSTVGEWDYDGALKPGDGLTAHPKICGRTGELITCTQRWDAPFYTLRIMDKSGKQIREKIVDMPDRAIMHDLQICGDYVVIFYPPAFTNLEAGMTGGDPFIWNGDQATRICAIPRNGGEPIWFEKSTFFSWHFTNGFQSGDKLYVDYVWMATPPFGLDPNSGKESQLRNMHRMTLDLKTGAVTDEKLGATYCEFGRADDRLCGLPYRYGFAAASSASEWDGPNHGYSGVIRYDMDSGDAAFYDYGEGVNAGEPVHIPNPDSEKEEDGYLMAYVTDPKQGAFLSILSAGDIERGPLAKIFIPSRVPNGFHANWMQGLTL; translated from the coding sequence ATGACTACACGTCCTGCTATCGATACCAGCGATTATCCTTATTTACAGGATAATTATGCGCCTGTGTTAGACGAGTGCGCTTTCGATGAGGGCGAAGGCGGCTTGCGTGTTGAGGGTACAATCCCTGCCAACCTGACTGGAGCGTTCATGCGCAATGGTCCCAATATCGCGTGGCAACCCAATCATTATGTTTACCCTGCCGATGGCGATGGCATGATTCACGCGGTCTATTTTAAAGACGGCCGGGTACACTATCGTAATCGCTGGGTGCGCACCGCGGGCTTTCAGGTAGAAGAAAAACTGGGCAGATCCTGTTATGGCAGTGTCGGTAAAATTTATATGCCCGATGAAGAAACGCTGGCTGCTGGCGGCCCTGCCAGCCCATTAAAAAATTTGGCTAACACTAATATCGTGTGGCACGGCGGTAAGTTAATGGCGCTGTGGGAGGCGGGTAACGCCTATGCCTTGAATAGCGACCTCAGTACCGTGGGTGAGTGGGATTATGATGGCGCACTAAAGCCCGGTGATGGTTTGACCGCCCACCCGAAAATCTGTGGCCGCACTGGTGAGTTGATTACCTGCACCCAACGTTGGGATGCGCCATTTTACACCTTGCGTATTATGGATAAGAGTGGCAAACAGATACGCGAAAAAATTGTTGATATGCCTGATCGTGCCATCATGCATGATTTACAAATTTGTGGTGATTACGTTGTTATTTTTTATCCGCCGGCGTTTACCAATTTAGAAGCGGGTATGACTGGTGGTGATCCTTTTATCTGGAATGGTGATCAAGCCACCCGCATTTGTGCCATACCCCGTAACGGTGGTGAACCCATTTGGTTTGAAAAGTCGACATTTTTTAGTTGGCATTTCACCAACGGTTTTCAATCCGGCGATAAGTTATACGTCGATTATGTGTGGATGGCGACGCCGCCTTTTGGTCTGGATCCCAATAGTGGCAAAGAAAGCCAACTGCGCAATATGCATCGAATGACGCTGGATTTAAAAACCGGTGCCGTCACCGACGAAAAACTAGGTGCAACCTATTGTGAGTTTGGGCGCGCGGATGATCGCTTGTGTGGTCTGCCTTATCGCTATGGTTTTGCCGCTGCTTCCAGTGCCAGTGAATGGGACGGACCTAATCACGGTTACAGCGGTGTCATTCGCTATGATATGGATAGTGGCGATGCAGCGTTTTACGATTATGGAGAGGGCGTTAATGCTGGCGAGCCAGTACATATTCCCAATCCGGATAGTGAAAAAGAAGAAGACGGCTATTTGATGGCCTATGTAACAGATCCAAAACAAGGTGCGTTTTTATCAATCTTAAGTGCCGGTGATATTGAGCGCGGACCGTTAGCAAAAATATTTATACCCAGCCGTGTGCCCAATGGTTTTCATGCCAATTGGATGCAGGGTTTGACACTGTAA